In Marinomonas posidonica IVIA-Po-181, a single window of DNA contains:
- the gcvP gene encoding aminomethyl-transferring glycine dehydrogenase, with protein MTSCIRDLLNNDEFIARHIGPDSQEQAKMLNTIGANDLAELIEKTVPEAIRQANLDLSAQAVSENDALAELKAIAQQNKVARSFIGMGYHDTFVPSPILRNLLENPGWYTAYTPYQPEISQGRLEALLNFQQVIIDLTGMEISNASLLDEATAAAEAMTLMKRSNRKKSNLLFVANHCLPQTIDVVKTRAELLNIDVVIDDLEKLNDHDVFGAIIQYPGIDGEVKDLTPYIASAHEQKALVSVAVDLLSLVLLKSPGDMSADIVFGSAQRFGVPMGFGGPHAAFLATKDAYKRSMPGRVIGVSKDSHDQPALRMAMQTREQHIRREKATSNICTAQALLAMMASFYAVYHGPDGLKKIAGRVASLTHCLANHLQSNGFKTNSAHFDTLLIESGSHTSDIITKAENQLMNFYQPSNQQLSISISETTTPQDIVDILDCFGIELSLAHITNNQAEYGLESNLLRQDAILTHPVFNRHHSETELMRYMHQLEVKDIALNQSMIPLGSCTMKLNAASEMIPVTWAEFGRIHPFAPNNQVSGYHALLKELIAMLSKATGYDTVSLQPNSGAQGEYAGLVAIDKYHKSRGDHDRDVCLIPSSAHGTNPASAALAGMKVVIVKCDENGNIDLTDLAEKAEQHAEQLSCIMATYPSTHGVFEEHIREVCDTVHKFGGQVYIDGANLNALVGIAPPGSFGGDVSHLNLHKTFCIPHGGGGPGMGPIGVKSHLAPFLPGHTISPVLDMEEQHGAVSAAPYGSASILVITWMYIKMMGDQGLKDATYNAILNANYVAKRLGEHYPVLYTGKNDTVAHECIIDIRPLKAESGISEEDIAKRLMDFGFHAPTMSFPVAGTLMIEPTESENLDELDRFCDAMVQIRKEISKVQAGEWPLEDNPLVNAPHTADSLLVADWQHVYSRQDAAYPLPWIKARKYWPPVGRIDNVYGDRNLFCECPPIESYQD; from the coding sequence GATTGAAAAAACGGTACCTGAGGCCATTCGCCAAGCAAACCTTGATTTAAGCGCGCAAGCGGTCAGCGAAAATGATGCCCTAGCAGAATTGAAAGCCATCGCACAACAAAACAAAGTGGCGCGTTCTTTTATTGGCATGGGCTATCACGACACTTTTGTCCCTTCACCTATTTTACGTAACTTATTAGAAAACCCAGGCTGGTATACCGCTTACACACCTTACCAACCCGAAATTTCACAAGGTCGTCTGGAAGCACTACTGAACTTCCAGCAAGTTATAATCGACCTAACAGGCATGGAAATTTCCAATGCTTCATTATTAGACGAAGCAACCGCCGCAGCTGAAGCCATGACGCTGATGAAGCGCTCTAACAGAAAGAAAAGCAATCTACTCTTTGTGGCAAATCACTGCTTGCCACAAACCATTGATGTGGTGAAGACTCGCGCCGAATTGCTCAACATTGATGTCGTGATTGACGATTTAGAGAAACTAAATGACCACGATGTATTTGGTGCGATAATCCAATACCCTGGCATTGATGGCGAAGTGAAAGATTTAACACCTTACATTGCATCAGCTCACGAACAAAAAGCCTTGGTAAGTGTTGCTGTCGACCTACTCTCTCTTGTATTACTTAAATCACCTGGCGACATGAGCGCCGACATTGTTTTCGGTAGTGCACAACGCTTTGGCGTCCCTATGGGCTTTGGTGGACCTCATGCTGCTTTCTTAGCCACAAAAGACGCTTATAAACGCTCTATGCCTGGCCGTGTTATTGGCGTATCGAAAGACAGTCATGATCAGCCGGCTTTGCGCATGGCCATGCAGACTCGTGAACAACACATTCGTCGTGAGAAAGCCACGTCTAATATTTGTACCGCACAAGCGCTACTTGCCATGATGGCGAGTTTCTATGCTGTTTATCACGGTCCAGACGGTCTGAAGAAAATTGCCGGTCGCGTTGCCAGCCTAACGCATTGCCTTGCCAATCACTTACAATCAAATGGTTTTAAAACCAATAGTGCCCACTTTGACACACTATTGATTGAAAGCGGCAGCCATACCAGCGACATTATCACAAAAGCAGAAAACCAGCTGATGAACTTTTATCAGCCAAGCAACCAGCAACTATCCATCTCCATCAGTGAAACCACCACACCACAAGACATTGTTGACATTCTTGACTGCTTTGGCATCGAACTGAGCTTGGCGCACATCACTAATAACCAAGCAGAGTATGGCTTAGAATCTAATCTACTGAGACAAGACGCGATCTTGACGCACCCTGTTTTCAACCGTCATCACAGTGAAACCGAGTTAATGCGCTACATGCATCAGCTTGAAGTAAAAGACATTGCCCTTAATCAAAGCATGATTCCTTTGGGCTCATGTACTATGAAATTGAACGCAGCATCCGAGATGATTCCAGTCACTTGGGCAGAATTTGGTCGCATTCACCCATTCGCACCAAACAACCAAGTCTCTGGCTATCACGCTTTGCTAAAAGAGCTCATTGCCATGTTATCCAAAGCAACTGGATACGATACCGTTTCCTTGCAGCCTAACTCAGGCGCTCAAGGTGAATACGCTGGTTTGGTGGCCATTGACAAGTATCACAAGTCTCGTGGTGATCATGATCGTGACGTGTGTTTGATCCCAAGCTCCGCACATGGTACTAACCCAGCCTCTGCAGCACTGGCAGGCATGAAGGTTGTGATTGTGAAATGCGATGAAAACGGCAATATTGACTTGACTGACCTTGCTGAAAAAGCCGAGCAACACGCAGAGCAACTTAGCTGCATTATGGCGACCTACCCATCCACTCACGGTGTTTTTGAAGAGCACATTCGTGAAGTATGTGACACTGTCCATAAATTTGGCGGCCAAGTCTACATTGATGGCGCCAATCTGAACGCTCTCGTTGGCATTGCTCCTCCAGGCTCTTTTGGAGGAGATGTGTCTCACCTAAACTTGCACAAAACCTTCTGCATCCCGCACGGTGGTGGCGGACCAGGCATGGGACCTATTGGCGTTAAGTCACACCTCGCGCCTTTCTTGCCTGGCCACACAATTAGCCCAGTTTTGGACATGGAAGAACAGCATGGTGCTGTATCTGCCGCCCCTTACGGCAGCGCTAGCATCCTAGTAATCACCTGGATGTACATCAAAATGATGGGCGATCAAGGTCTAAAAGACGCAACTTATAATGCCATCTTAAACGCCAACTATGTTGCTAAACGTCTAGGCGAACACTACCCAGTACTCTATACCGGTAAGAATGACACCGTCGCTCACGAATGCATTATCGATATTCGCCCATTAAAAGCCGAGTCCGGCATTTCAGAGGAAGACATTGCCAAGCGCCTGATGGACTTTGGTTTCCATGCGCCGACTATGTCTTTTCCTGTAGCAGGCACTCTAATGATCGAACCAACCGAGTCTGAAAACCTAGATGAATTGGATCGTTTCTGTGACGCCATGGTCCAAATTCGTAAAGAAATCAGCAAGGTGCAAGCTGGCGAATGGCCATTAGAAGACAACCCTCTAGTAAACGCACCACACACAGCAGACAGTTTATTGGTAGCCGATTGGCAGCATGTTTATTCACGTCAAGACGCCGCCTATCCACTACCTTGGATCAAGGCTCGTAAGTATTGGCCACCTGTTGGTCGTATTGATAACGTGTATGGAGATCGTAACTTGTTCTGTGAATGCCCTCCTATTGAGAGTTACCAAGACTAA